The following coding sequences are from one Rutidosis leptorrhynchoides isolate AG116_Rl617_1_P2 chromosome 11, CSIRO_AGI_Rlap_v1, whole genome shotgun sequence window:
- the LOC139874558 gene encoding uncharacterized protein, translating into MKVLSINSCGSKVFDKRLWIKETCVSLKVQFLGIQESKMSRFQMFRLRSLRGNPNFDYAVSLSRGYSGGIISLWDPFSFVKSDLWCDDNFVIVKGKWVRKNLQVFMVNVYAPQSLTEKVILWGKISNFMATHPGDYILMGDWNSVRVMDDRCGSEFCPLDARVFNDFILSNALLEIPLGGLQFTWRNKAGNKFSKIDRFFVTNNILIVVDDLKGNADENMVNLRNDLFSERQEINNLEAIDFLQKSRIKWDVEGDENTKFFHASLKYKRASQHIQGLMVDGSWVDDPIAIKDKFYNFFEAKFEECKSGAEFGNINPNYTLSLDEANFLEREVNDAEIKRAVWDCGSSKAPGPDGISFRFIKQFWDIFQFDICRDIPSFFANYSMPCDAKSAFISLIPKVKNPVLITDFGPISLVGFFYKIVTKILTNRLLFVIDKIISPVQSAFISGRQILDGPLMLNEIISWFKKSNRKMLLFQVDFEKAYDSVNWDYLLFMLSSLGFGNKWCAWIKGCLFSAKTSVLVNGSPTREFPIKRGLRQGDPLSPFLFIMVMEGLHLALQRAMETNFIRGVKIGRERIHISHFIYADDVIILSEWNIQELSRILLILKVFHLVSGLQVNVNKSHVFGVGVVSHDVEVYAVAAGARVGSFPTNYLGVPIGANMNRISSWDSLVAKFSSKLASWKASLISSGGRLTLVKSVMGSLGIYLMSLFKCPEKILRKLESIRARFFWGGSDTVKKMPWVKWDKILASFDQGGLNIGSLKAFNIALINKWRWRYLNNSNDLWASIIKSIHGHYFETTDCSSIWSNIVSDCISSTSNGQLTHDAFLLQVGNGSSIKFWHDVWCGSSSLASRYHRLFHLDVNKDDSIADKWYNGEWHWVWSREIIGGRNAQLFNALLDEVNVVQFSVGEDCWKFTINSDGLYTVKAAREHIDRYSLPSNTVPTLWFKFVPRKLNIFLWRFRLNSLPVRWNLSAKGIEINSVVCPVCANGVETMNHLFFGCNFALEVWLKLRLWLDCSMPSFSSWDTFIVWLEGVQLSALNKNRIVAAVITLLWAIWRFRNGVVFNEAFCSKSSIFDQLELGILQIVVQQLKSNLYEVNNHEIDRQFEDLEIYKIVFDSTNVITYFDDKVDDELPQEKKILEESVTYLTGVTDVKEQEELGLECLFEEFDKFEDCKTIIEVNVNFEDLQKEEKNVVSGSDMELLVTSENNKVSRNSDRLSSWRSNSSSNFSSYGSTREEKEWRKTLACKLFEERHNSIGGEEGMDSLWENYNSDNLKNHKKETKINDSYKGGISSFVDDYEDGDEDEDEDDEMEMSNGRLCCLQAIKLSTGKLNLGMKKPNLVKITKVLKGFGWLHHVKKNKHGKKKN; encoded by the exons ATGAAGGTTCTTTCTATTAATAGTTGCGGGTCTAAAGTGTTCGATAAAAGACTTTGGATAAAAGAAACGTGTGTATCTCTGAAGGTTCAATTCTTGGGTATTCAGGAATCTAAAATGTCTCGTTTTCAAATGTTCAGGTTACGGTCTCTTAGGGGAAATCCGAATTTTGACTATGCGGTCTCGTTGTCTCGTGGGTACTCGGGAGGGATCATCTCGTTATGGGATCCTTTCTCTTTTGTAAAATCTGATTTGTGGTGTGATGATAACTTTGTGATCGTTAAAGGTAAATGGGTCAGAAAGAACTTGCAAGTTTTCATGGTTAATGTTTACGCTCCTCAATCGTTGACGGAGAAAGTTATCTTGTGGGGTAAGATTTCTAATTTCATGGCTACTCATCCAGGCGATTACATTTTAATGGGAGATTGGAATTCGGTGAGAGTCATGGATGATCGTTGTGGTTCAGAATTTTGTCCTCTTGATGCTCGTGTTTTCAATGACTTTATTCTTTCTAATGCTTTGCTCGAAATCCCGCTTGGCGGTCTTCAGTTTACATGGCGTAACAAGGCCGGTAACAAATTTAGTAAGATTGACAGATTCTTTGTTACTAACAATATCTTGATTGTTGTAGATGATTTAAAAG GAAACGCGGATGAGAATATGGTCAACCTTCGTAACGATCTTTTTTCGGAACGACAGGAAATTAATAATTTGGAAGCTATTGATTTTTTGCAAAAATCTAGAATCAAATGGGATGTTGAGGGTGACGAAAACACAAAATTTTTTCATGCTTCTCTTAAATATAAACGAGCTTCGCAACACATTCAGGGCCTTATGGTTGATGGTTCTTGGGTAGATGACCCGATTGCTATTAAGGATAAGTTTTATAATTTCTTTGAAGCCAAATTTGAGGAGTGCAAGTCTGGTGCTGAGTTCGGAAACATTAATCCTAATTACACCTTGTCCCTTGATGAAGCTAATTTTCTAGAGCGCGAAGTTAATGACGCAGAGATAAAGCGTGCGGTGTGGGATTGTGGTAGTTCAAAGGCCCCTGGCCCCGACGGTATTTCCTTTCGTTTTATTAAACAATTCTGGGACATTTTTCAATTTGATATTTGCAGGGATATTCCGTCGTTTTTTGCCAATTATTCGATGCCTTGTGATGCTAAATCGGCTTTTATTTCGCTTATTCCGAAAGTAAAGAATCCGGTCCTTATTACAGATTTCGGGCCAATTTCGTTGGTTGGTTTTTTCTATAAGATTGTTACGAAGATCCTCACGAATCGTTTACTGTTCGTAATTGATAAGATAATTAGTCCTGTTCAGTCCGCATTTATTTCAGGGCGTCAGATTCTTGATGGTCCTCTTATGTTGAACGAGATTATTTCATGGTTTAAAAAATCAAATAGGAAAATGCTCCTTTTTCAAGTGGACTTTGAGAAAGCATATGATTCTGTTAATTGGGATTACTTATTATTCATGTTATCTTCTTTGGGTTTTGGTAACAAGTGGTGCGCGTGGATCAAAGGCTGTCTTTTTTCGGCTAAAACTTCTGTTTTAGTAAATGGTAGTCCGACCCGAGAATTTCCTATTAAGAGAGGTCTCCGTCAGGGTGATCCGTTAAGCCCATTTTTGTTCATTATGGTCATGGAGGGGCTTCATCTTGCATTACAACGGGCCATGGAAACGAACTTTATTCGTGGTGTTAAAATTGGGAGGGAGCGTATTCATATTTCTCATTTTATATACGCGGACGATGTTATAATTCTTTCAGAATGGAACATACAAGAGCTAAGTCGTATTCTACTTATTTTAAAAGTTTTTCACTTGGTATCGGGCTTACAAGTTAATGTTAATAAATCTCATGTCTTCGGGGTTGGGGTTGTCTCCCATGACGTCGAGGTTTATGCGGTTGCTGCGGGGGCTAGAGTCGGGTCTTTCCCGACTAATTATCTAGGTGTTCCTATTGGTGCGAACATGAATCGTATCTCAAGTTGGGATTCTTTGGTTGCTAAATTCAGTTCTAAATTAGCTTCGTGGAAGGCTAGTTTAATCTCTTCGGGCGGTAGATTAACGTTGGTGAAATCAGTTATGGGCAGTCTTGGCATTTATCTTATGTCCCTTTTCAAATGCCCAGAAAAGATTTTAAGAAAACTTGAATCTATTCGGGCGAGGTTCTTTTGGGGCGGGAGTGACACCGTTAAAAAGATGCCATGGGTGAAGTGGGATAAAATTTTAGCTTCATTCGATCAAGGAGGCTTAAACATTGGCAGTCTCAAAGCTTTTAATATTGCCTTAATCAATAAGTGGCGATGGCGATATTTAAACAACTCAAACGATTTATGGGCCTCTATCATCAAATCGATTCATGGACATTATTTTGAGACCACAGACTGCTCGAGCATATGGTCTAACATCGTTTCTGATTGCATTTCGTCGACTTCAAATGGCCAGCTCACTCATGATGCATTTCTTTTGCAAGTTGGAAACGGTTCGAGTATAAAATTTTGGCACGATGTATGGTGTGGGAGCTCCTCGTTAGCGTCCCGTTACCATCGTTTATTCCATTTGGATGTTAATAAGGACGACTCTATCGCGGATAAATGGTACAATGGCGAGTGGCATTGGGTTTGGTCAAGGGAGATTATTGGTGGTAGAAATGCTCAACTTTTTAATGCTCTTCTCGATGAGGTAAATGTTGTCCAATTTTCGGTTGGAGAAGATTGTTGGAAGTTCACTATCAATTCCGATGGCTTATACACAGTGAAAGCTGCTCGCGAACATATAGACAGGTACAGTCTTCCGTCGAATACGGTTCCTACATTATGGTTTAAATTTGTCCCGCGAAAGCTTAATATCTTCTTGTGGAGGTTTCGTTTAAATTCTCTTCCGGTGCGTTGGAATCTTTCCGCGAAAGGCATTGAGATAAACTCCGTTGTTTGTCCGGTATGTGCGAATGGGGTGGAGACTATGAACCATTTATTTTTCGGCTGTAATTTTGCTTTAGAGGTATGGCTTAAATTGCGGTTATGGTTAGATTGTTCGATGCCCTCTTTTTCTTCATGGGATACATTTATTGTCTGGCTAGAAGGTGTTCAATTGTCGGCTTTAAACAAGAATCGGATCGTCGCGGCAGTGATTACTCTTCTTTGGGCTATTTGGAGATTTCGGAACGGGGTCGTGTTTAACGAGGCGTTTTGTAGTAAAAGTAGTATTTTTGAT CAATTAGAGCTTGGAATACTTCAAATTGTCGTACAACAACTTAAATCCAACTTATACGAAGTAAACAATCACGAAATTGATCGTCAATTTGAGGATCTTGAGATTTACAAAATCGTGTTCGATAGTACAAATGTGATCACATATTTTGATGATAAAGTTGACGATGAATTACCTCAAGAAAAGAAGATTCTAGAAGAATCGGTTACATATCTAACTGGTGTGACTGATGTTAAAGAACAAGAGGAGTTAGGGTTAGAATGTTTGTTTGAAGAATTTGATAAATTTGAGGATTGTAAGACAATTATTGAAGTTAACGTGAATTTTGAAGATTTACAAAAAGAAGAGAAAAATGTGGTTAGTGGATCGGATATGGAATTATTGGTGACGAGTGAAAATAATAAAGTTAGTCGAAATTCGGATAGATTGAGCTCATGGAGATCGAATTCATCGAGTAATTTTAGTAGTTATGGATCAACGAGGGAGGAAAAAGAATGGCGAAAAACGTTAGCGTGCAAGTTATTTGAAGAACGACATAATTCGATTGGTGGGGAAGAAGGTATGGATTCGTTATGGGAAAATTACAATAGTGATAATTTAAAGAATCATAAGAaagaaacgaagataaatgatagctacaaaggcggaattagtagtTTTGTTGATGACTACGAAgatggagatgaagatgaagacgAAGATGATGAAATGGAAATGAGTAATGGGCGTTTGTGTTGTTTACAAGCTATAAAATTATCAACAGGGAAATTGAATTTGGGTATGAAGAAACCTAATCTTGTTAAGATTACAAAGGTTCTTAAAGGGTTTGGATGGTTGCATCATGTTAAGAAGAACAagcatggtaaaaaaaaaaattaa